Within Massilia litorea, the genomic segment CGAAGTGCTGGACACGATCGCCGCCACACTGCCCGAGCTGCGCCGCGACCCGCAGGCGCAGGACGCATTGACCATCGTGCGGCGTGCCTTCCACACGCTCAAGGGCAGCGCGCGCATGGTCAGCCTCGACGAATTCGCGGCCGGCGCGGCGGCACTGGAGCGCGTGCTGAACGTCTGGCTCGCGGACGCCCGCGCCGCCACGTCCGATCTGCTCGATCTCGTCGGACACGCGCACGCCGAACTTTCGCCCTGGGTCGCCGAACTGGCGGCAAGCGGCAGCTCGGCACGCAGCAACGCCGGGCTGATCGCGGCAGCCGAAGGCGTGCAGGGCGGCGCCGCCTTTGCCGTGGAGCCCGTGACGGCCGAGGAGACGCCGCCGGCGCAACGGGAAGCGGCCAGCAATGTGATTTCCCTGCCGACGGCCACCCGTCCAGCGCCGGCCGCCGACGAGAACATGCACCGCGTCGGCACGCTTGAGATTCCGCTGGCCCTGTACAACATCTATGTCGCCGAGACCGACGAACTCCTGCGCCTGCTCGAGCGCGATTTCGGCGAGTGGCGCCATGAAACGGGACGCCTGGCCAGCGCCGAGGCATTGAAGGCGGTGCACACGCTGGGCGGCACGTCGGGCACGGTCGGTTTCCTCCCCTTGCGCGACCTGGCGCAGGCGCTGGAGACGACGCTCGAGATGCTGGCGGCGCCAGGCTTGAGCCTGAGCCCGGCCCAGCACGACGTGCTCGACGCCGCGCTGGCGCGCGTGCGCCAGATGCTGCAGGCCTTCGGACGCGACGAACTGGCGCCCGCCCAGCCGGACATGCTGGCCGAGCTCGACGCCCTGCGCACAGCCCTGGCGCAGCAGCAGGCCGCAGCCGCGTACGGCGACGCCGGCACGGATCTCGCGCGCCAGCTCGACACGCTGTTCGCGCAGGCCTACGACAGCCTGCGGGCCGAGCCGCCGGTGGCGGTGCCGGCTGCGCAGCCCGTCGAGGAAAAACCGGCCGCGGACGCAGCCGTCGACGACCTGTTCGGCCTCGATTTCGACGCCTTGTTCGATGCGCCGGAGGCCCAGGCCGAAGCGCAGGTGGAACCGGAAGCGCAAGCGGAACCTGTGCCCGAGCCCGAGCCCGAGCCCGAGCCCGAGCCCGAGCCCGAGCCCGAGCCGCACGAGGCGGCCCAGCCGGAAGCGACCGCGCGTCCCGTGGCCCTGGCGACGGACGGCGCGCCGGCGCCCGAACCGGTGCTGCACGACGAGCTCGATCCAGACTTGCTGCCGGTGTTCCTGGAAGAGGCGGCCGACCTGCTGCCGCAGATCGGCAACGGCCTGCGCCAGTGGCAGAACAACCCGCAGGACCCGGCGCCGGCGCAAGGCCTGCTGCGCACCCTGCACACCGTCAAAGGCAGCGCGCGCATGGCCGGCGCGATGCGCATCGGCCAGCATACCCACGAGCTGGAAACGCAAGTCGAGAACATGGTGCATGCGGGGACCAGCGCGCCCGCCGCGTTCGACGAGCTGATGGCCAACTACGACACGGCGCTGGCGCTGTTCGAGCAGCTGGTGCAGCCGGCGCAGGCGCCGGCAAGCGATGCGCCCGATGCGTCCGAAGCGCCGGCGGAGCCTGCCGCGGATGCGCTGACCCCGAGCGAGGCGCGCACGCCGCTGGTGCGGGTACGCGCCGACATCCTCGACCGTCTCGTGACCCAGGCCGGCGAGGTCTCGATCACGCGCTCGAAACTGGAAAACCAGATGGGCGTATTAAAAGCTGCGCTGGGTGAGTTTTCCGACAACCTCGGCCGCCTGCGGCGCCAGCTGCGCGAAGTCGAGATGCAGGCCGAATCGCAGATCGCCTCGCGAATGTCGATCGCTGGCGAGCGCGAGTTCGACCCGCTCGAATTCGACCGTTTTACCCGGCTGCAGGAACTGACCCGCATGATGGCCGAGAGCGTCAACGACGTCGCCTCCTTCCACGAGTCGCTCTCGCGCACGGTCGACGGCGCCGGCGAAGAACTGGCGGCGCAATCGCGCATGACGCGCGACCTCCAGCGCGACCTGATGCGGGTGCGGATGGTGCCCTTTGCCAGCTTGTCCGAACGCCTGTTTCGCGTCGCGCGCCAGACGGCCAAGGAAACGGATAAACGCGTAAACCTGGACATCCGCGGCGGCGCCGTCGAGATCGACCGCAGCGTGCTGGAACAGATGGCCGCGCCCTTCGAACACCTGCTGCGCAACGCCATCGTGCACGGCATCGAGCCGCGTACCGAGCGCGCAGCCGGCGGCAAATCCGATACCGGCGAGCTGCTGGTGCAGGTGAGCCAGCAGGGCAACGAGGTCGTGCTGCAGTTCGGCGACGACGGCGCCGGCCTGGATTTGGGGCGCATCCGCGCCAAGGCGATTGCGCTCGGCCTGATTGCCGGGGATGCGGAACTGAGCGACGCGCAGGCGGCCGAACTGATTTTCGCGCCCGGCTTCTCGACCGCCGATACGCTGACCGAACTGGCGGGACGCGGCGTCGGCATGGACGTGGTGCGCTCGGAAGCGCAGGCCCTGGGCGGGCGCGTGACGATCGACACCGAGGCCGGGCAGGGCACGCGTTTTACCATCCGCCTGCCGCTGACCCTCGCCGTCACGCAGGTCGTGCTGGTCGCCAGCGCCGGCAAGACCTATGCGCTGCCCTCGACCCTGGTCGAGCAGGTGGTACAGGTGCGCGAGCCGGACCTGGCCGCCGCCGCGGAGACCGGCACGCTCGACGCCGGCGGACAGGTACTGCCCTTCCACTACCTGCCGGCGCTGCTGGGGGAAGGAGACCGTTTCGAACCCGGCCTGCGTTCGCGTCCGGTGCTGCTGCTGCACAGCGCCGGCGAGCGCATCGCACTGCAGGTCGACGAGGTACTGGGCAACCGCGAGGTGGTCATCAAAAACCTCGGACCGCAACTGGCGCGGGTGCCGGGGATTGCCGGCGCCACGGTGCTCGGCAGCGGCGACATCGTGTTGATCCTGAACCCGCTGGCCCTGGGCCGGAATGCCGGGAGCGTGGGCATGGTTCCCGCCGCGGCCCAGCCGGCGCCCGTCCACCGCCCGACGGTGATGGTGGTCGACGACTCGCTGACCGTGCGCCGCGTGACCCAGCGCCTGCTCGAGCGCGAGGGCTACCGGGTGGCGCTCGCCAAGGATGGGGTCGACGCGCTGGCGCAGCTGCCGGAAGTGCGTCCCGACCTGATGCTGGTCGATATCGAGATGCCGCGCATGGACGGTTTTGATCTCGTGCGCCACGTGCGCGGCGATCCTGCCACGGCCGCGCTGCCGGTGATCATGATCACCTCGCGCACGGCCGACAAGCACCGCAATGTCGCGCTGGGATTGGGCGTAAATGCGTATTTCGGCAAGCCGTTCCAGGAGCCGGTGTTGTTGGGGGCGATTGCCGGGTTGTTGAATGGCGAGATGCCGGAGGCGTAATCGATTTGCCTATGCCGTAGGGTGGGCTCTCGAGCCCACGCGTTCGTGCCCCTGAACACCCGACGGCATCACCCGCCTTTGACGACGGTAAATCGCTCCAGCGTCCGCTGCCGCGCCTGCGCATGATCGATGATCGGCTCCGGATAATCCCTCCCCAACACGATCCCGCACGCCGCCAATTCATCCGCCGGCACCAGCCACGGCGCATGAATATCCCGCGCCTCCAGCTTCGCCAGCTGCGGCAGGTACTGTTTTATAAACTCCCCCTGCCGGTCGAACTTCTGCGACTGCGTCACCGGATTGAAGATGCGGAACCACGGCTGCGCATCGCATCCGGTCGATGCCGCCCACTGCCAGCCGCCGACGTTCGAGGCCAGGTCGTAGTCGTTCAATTGGCGCGCAAAATAGCGCTCGCCCCAGCGCCAGTCGATCCCGAGGTCTTTTACTAAAAAGCTGGCCGTTACCATGCGCAGCCGGTTGTGCATGAAGCCGGTCGTGTTCAGCTGGACCATCGCCGCGTCCACCAGCGGATAGCCGGTGCGGCCTTCGCACCAGGCGGCAAATAAAGCCTGCGCCGGCTCGCCGGCTTCCCATGCGACCGCATCGAAGGCCGGCTTGAACGACTGCTGCGCGATATGCGGATGGTGGAACAGGATCATCGCGTAGAACTCGCGCCAGATCAGTTCCGACAGCCACACCGGCGCGCCCGCGCCACCGGCGCCATTGGCCATCATCTGGCGCAGCGTGCGCACCAGGTGGCGTACCGAGGTAGTGCCGAAGCGCAGGTGAATCGACAGGCGAGACGTTGCGTCCAGCGCCGGGAAGTCGCGCGCCGTGCCGTAATCAGCCAGGCGTGGCAGGAAGTGTTCGAACAGTTCACTTGCCCCCGCCATTCCGGGCGGAGCGGGCAGGGGACCGTCATCGAACCCGAGCTGCGCCAGGCGGGGCAGCGCCACCTCGGGCACGGGCGCCAGGGCCCCCGCATGCGGTTCGATCATCCACGGCGCGGCCGCTTCCGGCTGGGCGGCCAGGCGCTTGAGCCATGCGTTCTTATACGGGGTGAACACGCCGTAGATGCCGCCGGCCAGGGTCAGCACCTCGTTTTTCTCGAAAATCACCTGGTCCTTGAAGCGCAGCAGACTACGGCCCCCGGCTTCAAGTAGCGCGGCCACGGCCGCGTCGCGGGCGATCGCGTCCGGTTCGTAATCCTCGTTGACGTACACGCTGCGGGCATCGAGTTCGGCGGCCAGGCGCGGGATCTCGTCCACCGCGGCGCCGTGGCGCACCATCAGCCCGCCGCCGAGTTTGCGCAGCTCGGCGTCGAGTTCGCGCAGGCTGGCGTGGATGAAGCGCACGCGCCGTTCGTCGCGCGGCAAGCCCTCCAGGATACCGGTGTCGAACACGAAGACGCAGACCACGCTGCCGCCGTATTGGGTGGCATCGCGCAACGCATGGTGCAGGGCGGCGTGGTCGAAGGCGCGCAAGTCGCGCCGGAACCAGACAACAGACTTGCTTTTCGGAATCATCGTGTTTTCAGTCAACAGGGCGAGCCATTTTACGGGCTAGGATCGAACGGTTGCATCACGTTATCGAGTGGTGCTTCGCGCGCGCAACGGCGCTCCGGATGGCTGGTCGCGCGTTTCAGTGTAAACTATCGAAAAGCCTAATGTTGTAGTCGGGATACTAGCCAACAGAGAGTCAGCGTATGAAGAAGAGCAAAATCGGCACAACTCTGCCCATGGCCGGCCTGCCGCAGGGAGGCGAAACACTCGGCAATATCGGTCCGGCACCGTCAGGGTTGAATTTGGCCAATCATTTCCTCATCGCCATGCCTTCCATGGAAGACCCGATCTTCGGCGGCGCGGTGGTGTACATCTGCGAGCATAACGAAAAAGGCGTGCTCGGCGTCGTCATCAACAAGCCGACCGACATGACGATGGAGGTGCTGTTCGACCGCATCGACCTGAAAGTGGCCGAAGGCCTGCGCGCGCAGGTAGTCGACGAGCCGATCATGTTCGGCGGTCCGGTCCAGGACGACCGCGGCTTCGTGCTGCACAGCCCGAGCGGGCGCTATTCTTCCTCGCTGAACGTGACCGACGACGTCGCCTTCACCACCTCGATCGACGTGCTGGAAGCCGTCGCCAGCGGTGCCGGACCCGCCCGCATGCTGGTCTCGATCGGCTACGCCGGCTGGAGTCCGGGCCAGCTCGAGGAAGAATTGTCGCGCAACGGCTGGCTCACCGTGGGCGCCGACGCCCACGTGCTGTTCGACCTGCCTATCGAGGAGCGCTACAACGCCGCCATCAAATTGCTGGGTATCGATCCGATGATGCTCACCACCGAGGCCGGCCATGCGTGAGCTTGGTCGAGATTGATGGTTGAGATTGTTTTTGGATTCGACTTCGGCATCAAGCGGATCGGTATCGCGATGGGCAATACGCTGACCGGGCAGGCCCAGCCTCTCACGGTCGTGAACGCCATCGACAACGCCACCCGCTTCAAGACCATCGGCGCGCTGATCGACGAGTGGCGCCCGACGCGCCTGGTCGTCGGCGAGCCGCGCCATCCGGACGGCGCCGAGCACGACATGACCTTGCGCGCGCGCCGCTTCGCCAACCAGCTGCACGGCCGCTTCGACCTGCCCGTCGAGCTGGTCGACGAGCGCTACTCCTCCGTCGTGATCCCCGCCAAGCGCGGCGAGATTATCGACGCCAAGGCTGCCTCCATCATTTTGCAACAGTACTTTGACGATCATGCCAACAACTAATCAAGACTTCGATGCCGAGGCGCTGTACCGCGCCCTGCTCGAACAGGTGCGCGCGGGCCTCGCGAACGTGCCGGACGCCGCCATCGTCGGCATCCATTCGGGCGGCGCCTGGCTGGCCGAGCGCCTCGCCGCCGACCTCGACCTGAAAGGCCGCCTCGGCTTCATCGACGTCTCGTTCTACCGCGACGACTATGCCAGGAAGGGCCTGCATCCGGACGTGAAGCCGACCCATATCGGCTTCAACGTCGACGGCGCCACCATCGTGCTGGTCGACGACGTACTCTACACGGGGCGCACGACGCGCGCCGCGATCAACGTGCTGTTCGACTACGGCCGCCCGGCCTGCATCAAGCTGGCGGCGCTGGCCGACCGCGGCGGGCGCGAGCTGCCCGTGGCGCCCGATTTCGTCGGCGTGACCACCACGCTGGCAGGCCGCCAGTCGCTGTCGCTGGCACGCGACGCATCCGGCCAACTCTCGCTCACGATCGAAGAAGACAATGCCGACTCTGAACAATAACCCGCAACTGAACAAGAACGGCGAGCTGCAGCACCTGCTCACCATCGAAGGCCTGCCCAAGGCGATCATCAACCATATCCTCGACACCGCGCAGAGTTTCGTCGGCATCTCCGACCGCGAAGTGAAAAAGGTGCCGCTGATGCGCGGTAAAAGCGTGTTCAACCTGTTCTTCGAAAACAGCACCCGCACCCGCACCACCTTCGAGATCGCCTCGAAGCGCCTGTCGGCCGACGTCATCAACCTGAACATCCAGGCCTCTTCGACCACCAAGGGCGAGTCGCTGTTGGATACCATCGACAACCTGGCGGCCATGCACGCCGACATGTTCGTGGTGCGCCACGCGCAGTCGGGCGCGCCTTACCTGATCGCCAAGCACCTGAACGACAGCGGCCGCAAGGAAATCCACGTCGTCAACGCCGGCGACGGTCGCCATGCGCACCCGACCCAGGGCCTGCTCGACATGTACACGATCCGCCACTACAAGCAGGATTTTACGAACCTGCGCGTGGCCATCGTCGGCGACATCCTGCACAGCCGGGTGGCGCGTTCGGACATTCACGCACTGACCACCCTCGGCGTGCCGGAAGTGCGCGCCATCGGCCCGCAGACCCTGCTGCCGAGCGGCCTGGAACACATGGGCGTGCGCGTGTTCAACAACATGGATGAAGGTCTGAAAGACGTCGACGTCATCATCATGCTGCGCCTGCAGAACGAGCGCATGTCGGGCGCGCTGCTGCCCTCGGCCCAGGAGTATTTCAAGAGCTACGGCCTGACGCCCGAGCGCCTGGCGCTGGCCAGGCCGGACGCGATCGTGATGCACCCGGGGCCGATGAACCGTGGCGTCGAGATCGACTCGGCGGTGGCCGACGGCAAGCAGGCCGTCATTCTGCCGCAGGTGACCTTCGGGATCGCGGTACGGATGGCGGTGATGAGTATTTTGGCGGGAGGCAGAGCTTGAACTTCGCACGGATGAAATTACATATCAAGAACGGGCGTGTCATCGACCCGGCGAATAACATTGACCGCGTGACGGACCTGTTCATCGTGGATGGCAAGGTAGCCGCTGTAGGGGACGCGCCCGCCGGCTTCGTGGCCGACGACACCATCGACGCTTCCAATCTCGTGGTCGCTCCTGGCCTCGTGGATCTGTCGGCACGCCTGCGCGAGCCGGGCTACGAATACAAGGCGACGCTGGAGTCGGAAATGCGCGCTGCGGTGCAGGGCGGCGTGACGACGCTGGTCTGCCCGCCCGACACTGATCCGGTGCTGGACGAGCCGGGCCTGGTCGAAATGCTGAAACACCGCGCCCGCAACCTGGACCTGGCCCAGGTGCACCCGCTGGGTGCGCTGACCATGGGCCTGAAGGGAGAAGCGCTGACCGAAATGGCCGAGCTGACCGAGGCCGGCTGCATCGGCTTCGCCCAGGCCGAAGTGCCGATCCTGGACACCAACGTCCTGCTGCGCGCCCTGCAGTATGCGAAAACCTTCGGCTATACCGTCTGGCTGCGCCCGCAGGATCCGCACATCGGCCGCGGCGGCGTCGCCCACAGCGGGCCGCTGGCCTCGCGCCTGGGCCTGTCGGGCGTGCCCGTCATGGCCGAGACGATCGCCCTGCACACCATTTTCGATCTGGTGCGCTCGACCGGCGCCCGCGTCCACCTGTGCCGCATGTCGTCCGCGGCCGGCCTCGACCTGGTGCGCGCGGCGAAGAAGGAAGGCTTGCCGGTCACCTGCGACGTCGGCGTGCACCACCTGCACATGACCGACGCCGACATCGGCTTCTTCGATTCCAACGCGCGCCTGACCCCGCCGGTCCGGAGCGGCCGCGACCGCGACGCCATCACGGCCGCCCTGCTGGACGGCACCATCGACGCCGTCTGTTCGGACCACACCCCGGTCGACGACGACGAGAAGCTGCTGCCTTTCGCCGAAGCCTCGCCGGGCGCCACCGGCCTGGAATTGCTGCTGTCGCTGATGCTGAAGTGGGTGGAAGACCAGCGCGGACAGGATGCCCTGCCGCGTGCGCTGGCCAAGATCACCGCCGACGCCGCACGCACGGCGGGCCTGGCAGCCGGCGACCTGAAAGTGGGCGCGGCCGCCGACATCGTCGTGTTCGACCCGAACGTCCGCTGGCTGGTCGAAGGCGCGGCGCTGGCCAGCCAGGGCAAGCACACGCCTTTCCTGGGCTATGAACTGACCGGCCAGGTGCAAGTCACGGTCGTCGGCGGGCGCATCGCCTACCAGCGTTAAGCATTGCGCGGGGCTGCGGCCCCGCTTCTCTTTTCTACGATGATTCGACTTCGCCTCGCCTGGCGCCTCGCGCGCGTGATCGTCCACCTGCTGGCAGGCCTGGCGACCTGCGCGCTCGTCTTCCCCTGGGCCGGCCGCCGGCTGCGCGACGCGGCCACGCGGCGCTGGTCGCGCCGCCTGCTGGCGATCTGCAACGTCCGGGTGGAAGAAGCCCCGGGCGCGCCGGCGCTCGAGCACGCGCTGTTCGTCGCGAACCACGTCTCCTGGCTCGACATCTTCGTCCTCAATTCGCTGCACCCCTGCCGCTTCGTCGCCAAGGCCGAGATCCGGTCCTGGCCGGTGCTCGGCTGGCTGGCCGCCGCCGCCGGCACGGTGTTTATCGCGCGCGGCAACCGGCGCGAGCTGCGCCACATTTTCAAAGGGATCGTGTCGGTGCTGAGACAGGGCGAGCGGGTCGCCTTCTTCCCCGAGGGGACCGTCGGCCAGCAGGGTAGCGTGCTGCCCTTCCACGCCAACCTGTTCGAGGCCGCGATCGACGCCAAAGTCGCGCTGCAGCCCTGCGCGCTGGCCTATCTCGACGAGGCCGGCGCCTGGCACCGCGGCGTCGACTATGCGGGCGACGTGAGTTTCGTCGACAGCATCGTCACCATCCTCGGCGGCGCGCCGGTGCGGGCACGCGTGGCCTGCCTGGCCCCGATCGCGGGAGAGGGTGCGCACCGGCGCGAACTGGCGCAGGCGGCGCACGACGCGATCCAGGCGGCGCTGAGGCCCGTGGACGCATCGCCGCTCCTGGCGCAATCGGGCAGCGTCTAGCCTTTTCCGCTGTGCGGCCGGTATTCCGGGCAGTCGACCTGCAGCAGGCCTCGGTCGTCCAGGCAGACGGCGGTCAGCTTGCCGCCCCAGACGCAGCCGCTGTCGAGTCCCACCAGGTTCGGGCGCAGGATCAGGCCCAGCGCCGACCAGTGGCCGAACACCACCGTCACGTCCATCGTGCGCCGGCCCGGCAGGTCGAACCAGGGCAGCAGGCCCGATCCGATCGGTCCGCTCTCGCTTTCCTTGTGCGCGAAATCCATCGTCCCGTCGGGCAGGCACAGGCGCATGCGGGTGAGGGCGTTGACGATGCAGCGCAGGCGGTCCATGCCGGTCAAGTTGTCGTCCCAGCGGTCGGGCTGGTTGCCGTACATCTGCGCCAGGAAATCGATCCAGCCGTCGCCGCGCAGGACCTCCTCGACCTCATTGGCGAGCGCCATCGTCTGCGCCGCGTCCCACTGCGGCGCCACCCCGGCATGCACCAGCAGGTGGGCGTCGACGAAGATCGCCAGCGGACGCCCGCGCAGCCAGGCCAGCAGTTCGTCGCGGTCGGGGGCGGCGAGGATCTCGTCCAGGGTGTCGGACTTGCTGGCGCGCTGGGCGCCGGCGGCCACCGCCAGCAGGTGCAGGTCGTGGTTGCCGAGCAGGGCTTCCACGCGGCCGCCGCTCGTTTCGGCCAGCGCCTTCATGCGCCGCAGGGCCAGCAGCGACTCCGGGCCGCGGTTGATCAGGTCGCCGACAAAGAGGATGCGCGCATGGGTGCCGGCGCCGGCGTCCTGCGCGATTTTTTCCAGCAGGGCCTCTGCCTCATGGGCGCAACCCTGCAGGTCGCCGATGACATAGGTTTTCATAATCTGACTTCCTGGCCGCCGCGGCGGATATTCTTGTTGGATAATGCCGCCAACGCAGCGATGCGGACGGATGAATGGCTGTGGAGGGCATACTAAATGATTTTGCCGGGGTGCGCAGTCTTGCGGACCGGGCGGTTCGAATACTCAGGACAGGGGACGGCATGAGCAGCATGCACAGGGCGCGCAAGGGAATCATCCTGGCGGGCGGATCGGGTTCGCGCCTGTATCCGATGACGACGGCTATCTCGAAGCAAATGCTGCCGGTGTACGACAAGCCGATGATTTATTATCCGCTAACGACGCTGATGCAGGCGGGAATACGCGAAATCCTGATTATCTCGACCGAACAGGATTTGCCGCGCTTCCAGCAATTGCTGGGCGATGGAGGGCAATGGGGATTGGCCCTGCATTATGCCGTCCAGCCCGCGCCCGAGGGAATCGCGCAAGCCTACCTGATCGGCCGCGCATTTCTGGCCGGTGGTCCCGCGGCATTGGTCCTGGGCGATAATATCTTTTATGGCCATGGCCTGGAGCAGACACTGCAGGCGGCCAGCGCGCGCAACGAGGGCGCGACCGTATTTGCCTACCATGTGAACGATCCGCAGCGTTACGGCGTGATCGAATTCGACCGCGGCGGCAAGGCCTTGTCGATCGAGGAAAAACCGCAGGTGCTGAAATCGAATTATGCGGTGACCGGACTGTATTTCCACGATGGCGGAGTCTGCGATATCGCGGCCGGCCTGCGTCCCTCGGCACGGGGCGAACTGGAAATCACCGATATTAACCAGGCTTATCTGTCGGCAGGGCGATTGCGGGTCGAGCTGATGGGGCGTGGGATGGCCTGGCTCGATACCGGCACCCATGAATCCCTGCTCGATGCCTCGCAATTCATCGCCACCATCGAAAAACGCCAGGGCCTGAAAGTGGCGGTGCCCGAAGAAACGGCA encodes:
- a CDS encoding Hpt domain-containing protein, whose translation is MTSSQPAPLFDTGPLSWVIGEIRGALERSSSALNDAATRSSEAQPTLLLHAKTHLHQAHGALQMVDVEGVGLVTSAAERALDRFKERTLDCTPESVKAVREAFGAIGEYLDELIAGAAPQPVRLFPYYRALHELLGTERIHPSDLLAIDTTHALASDDAAPDYAACRAQFEKALLPYLKSLDAAAQRTHAGALAAAIAPLTPAGTAWQALHAVAMLVAEGSLAGGLLIKQLFGQINLQLRRLAQGQAGLPDTMLRDALFFIAAAGEAGGEAAVLRRAFRLDGAVPADYAERRYGKVDPHALKEAKEALARSKSDWDQLAVHPDAAREADFNGALATLAGASEKLGAPALAQLLRELGQAANDSIASGRNDQFGLEMATAMLFVEHGLDQVRQLPEDFGQHAEVVGQRLLALAAGETPPAAPDWQNELAQSIQQGQTVAVLAGEIKSGLRQVEKLLDEYYDDPRHKRGALVAAAPLLHQIQGALSILDHEAAARTAHHVREAVSNLAEGDGDVQAQAGTLHNIARNIGALGFFTDMLAQNSNSAKDRFVFDEEAELLCELSVEQASAAQEAAMPVSAVPDEAAAAAAALAPEAGIDAELLEIFVAEAGEVLDTIAATLPELRRDPQAQDALTIVRRAFHTLKGSARMVSLDEFAAGAAALERVLNVWLADARAATSDLLDLVGHAHAELSPWVAELAASGSSARSNAGLIAAAEGVQGGAAFAVEPVTAEETPPAQREAASNVISLPTATRPAPAADENMHRVGTLEIPLALYNIYVAETDELLRLLERDFGEWRHETGRLASAEALKAVHTLGGTSGTVGFLPLRDLAQALETTLEMLAAPGLSLSPAQHDVLDAALARVRQMLQAFGRDELAPAQPDMLAELDALRTALAQQQAAAAYGDAGTDLARQLDTLFAQAYDSLRAEPPVAVPAAQPVEEKPAADAAVDDLFGLDFDALFDAPEAQAEAQVEPEAQAEPVPEPEPEPEPEPEPEPEPHEAAQPEATARPVALATDGAPAPEPVLHDELDPDLLPVFLEEAADLLPQIGNGLRQWQNNPQDPAPAQGLLRTLHTVKGSARMAGAMRIGQHTHELETQVENMVHAGTSAPAAFDELMANYDTALALFEQLVQPAQAPASDAPDASEAPAEPAADALTPSEARTPLVRVRADILDRLVTQAGEVSITRSKLENQMGVLKAALGEFSDNLGRLRRQLREVEMQAESQIASRMSIAGEREFDPLEFDRFTRLQELTRMMAESVNDVASFHESLSRTVDGAGEELAAQSRMTRDLQRDLMRVRMVPFASLSERLFRVARQTAKETDKRVNLDIRGGAVEIDRSVLEQMAAPFEHLLRNAIVHGIEPRTERAAGGKSDTGELLVQVSQQGNEVVLQFGDDGAGLDLGRIRAKAIALGLIAGDAELSDAQAAELIFAPGFSTADTLTELAGRGVGMDVVRSEAQALGGRVTIDTEAGQGTRFTIRLPLTLAVTQVVLVASAGKTYALPSTLVEQVVQVREPDLAAAAETGTLDAGGQVLPFHYLPALLGEGDRFEPGLRSRPVLLLHSAGERIALQVDEVLGNREVVIKNLGPQLARVPGIAGATVLGSGDIVLILNPLALGRNAGSVGMVPAAAQPAPVHRPTVMVVDDSLTVRRVTQRLLEREGYRVALAKDGVDALAQLPEVRPDLMLVDIEMPRMDGFDLVRHVRGDPATAALPVIMITSRTADKHRNVALGLGVNAYFGKPFQEPVLLGAIAGLLNGEMPEA
- a CDS encoding cryptochrome/photolyase family protein, whose protein sequence is MIPKSKSVVWFRRDLRAFDHAALHHALRDATQYGGSVVCVFVFDTGILEGLPRDERRVRFIHASLRELDAELRKLGGGLMVRHGAAVDEIPRLAAELDARSVYVNEDYEPDAIARDAAVAALLEAGGRSLLRFKDQVIFEKNEVLTLAGGIYGVFTPYKNAWLKRLAAQPEAAAPWMIEPHAGALAPVPEVALPRLAQLGFDDGPLPAPPGMAGASELFEHFLPRLADYGTARDFPALDATSRLSIHLRFGTTSVRHLVRTLRQMMANGAGGAGAPVWLSELIWREFYAMILFHHPHIAQQSFKPAFDAVAWEAGEPAQALFAAWCEGRTGYPLVDAAMVQLNTTGFMHNRLRMVTASFLVKDLGIDWRWGERYFARQLNDYDLASNVGGWQWAASTGCDAQPWFRIFNPVTQSQKFDRQGEFIKQYLPQLAKLEARDIHAPWLVPADELAACGIVLGRDYPEPIIDHAQARQRTLERFTVVKGG
- a CDS encoding YqgE/AlgH family protein, whose product is MKKSKIGTTLPMAGLPQGGETLGNIGPAPSGLNLANHFLIAMPSMEDPIFGGAVVYICEHNEKGVLGVVINKPTDMTMEVLFDRIDLKVAEGLRAQVVDEPIMFGGPVQDDRGFVLHSPSGRYSSSLNVTDDVAFTTSIDVLEAVASGAGPARMLVSIGYAGWSPGQLEEELSRNGWLTVGADAHVLFDLPIEERYNAAIKLLGIDPMMLTTEAGHA
- the ruvX gene encoding Holliday junction resolvase RuvX, translated to MVEIVFGFDFGIKRIGIAMGNTLTGQAQPLTVVNAIDNATRFKTIGALIDEWRPTRLVVGEPRHPDGAEHDMTLRARRFANQLHGRFDLPVELVDERYSSVVIPAKRGEIIDAKAASIILQQYFDDHANN
- the pyrR gene encoding bifunctional pyr operon transcriptional regulator/uracil phosphoribosyltransferase PyrR — translated: MPTTNQDFDAEALYRALLEQVRAGLANVPDAAIVGIHSGGAWLAERLAADLDLKGRLGFIDVSFYRDDYARKGLHPDVKPTHIGFNVDGATIVLVDDVLYTGRTTRAAINVLFDYGRPACIKLAALADRGGRELPVAPDFVGVTTTLAGRQSLSLARDASGQLSLTIEEDNADSEQ
- a CDS encoding aspartate carbamoyltransferase catalytic subunit; translation: MPTLNNNPQLNKNGELQHLLTIEGLPKAIINHILDTAQSFVGISDREVKKVPLMRGKSVFNLFFENSTRTRTTFEIASKRLSADVINLNIQASSTTKGESLLDTIDNLAAMHADMFVVRHAQSGAPYLIAKHLNDSGRKEIHVVNAGDGRHAHPTQGLLDMYTIRHYKQDFTNLRVAIVGDILHSRVARSDIHALTTLGVPEVRAIGPQTLLPSGLEHMGVRVFNNMDEGLKDVDVIIMLRLQNERMSGALLPSAQEYFKSYGLTPERLALARPDAIVMHPGPMNRGVEIDSAVADGKQAVILPQVTFGIAVRMAVMSILAGGRA
- a CDS encoding dihydroorotase, coding for MKLHIKNGRVIDPANNIDRVTDLFIVDGKVAAVGDAPAGFVADDTIDASNLVVAPGLVDLSARLREPGYEYKATLESEMRAAVQGGVTTLVCPPDTDPVLDEPGLVEMLKHRARNLDLAQVHPLGALTMGLKGEALTEMAELTEAGCIGFAQAEVPILDTNVLLRALQYAKTFGYTVWLRPQDPHIGRGGVAHSGPLASRLGLSGVPVMAETIALHTIFDLVRSTGARVHLCRMSSAAGLDLVRAAKKEGLPVTCDVGVHHLHMTDADIGFFDSNARLTPPVRSGRDRDAITAALLDGTIDAVCSDHTPVDDDEKLLPFAEASPGATGLELLLSLMLKWVEDQRGQDALPRALAKITADAARTAGLAAGDLKVGAAADIVVFDPNVRWLVEGAALASQGKHTPFLGYELTGQVQVTVVGGRIAYQR
- a CDS encoding lysophospholipid acyltransferase family protein, whose amino-acid sequence is MRLRLAWRLARVIVHLLAGLATCALVFPWAGRRLRDAATRRWSRRLLAICNVRVEEAPGAPALEHALFVANHVSWLDIFVLNSLHPCRFVAKAEIRSWPVLGWLAAAAGTVFIARGNRRELRHIFKGIVSVLRQGERVAFFPEGTVGQQGSVLPFHANLFEAAIDAKVALQPCALAYLDEAGAWHRGVDYAGDVSFVDSIVTILGGAPVRARVACLAPIAGEGAHRRELAQAAHDAIQAALRPVDASPLLAQSGSV